Proteins encoded within one genomic window of Haladaptatus sp. QDMS2:
- a CDS encoding ferritin → MLKESLESALNEQINAELRAEYLYLSMAAYFEDEGLPGFASWMRAQSEEEHAHAMRIYDYVLDRDGRVRLEGIDAPQSSWESPQAAFKAAYDHEVMVTGLIDDLVALAREENDNATENMLQWFVAEQVEEEATAQAIIDKLRHVGDDGPGLLMIDQELGDRGEVTGSEENEAAKHPE, encoded by the coding sequence ATGCTGAAAGAATCACTCGAATCGGCGTTGAACGAGCAGATCAATGCGGAGCTACGTGCGGAGTATCTCTACCTCTCAATGGCCGCGTATTTCGAGGATGAGGGGCTCCCGGGATTCGCGAGCTGGATGCGCGCCCAGTCCGAGGAAGAGCATGCCCACGCGATGCGCATCTATGACTATGTCCTCGACCGGGATGGACGAGTTCGCCTCGAAGGCATCGACGCCCCGCAATCGTCCTGGGAGAGTCCACAGGCCGCCTTCAAGGCAGCATACGACCACGAAGTGATGGTCACGGGGCTGATCGACGACCTCGTCGCGCTCGCCCGTGAGGAGAACGACAACGCAACCGAGAATATGCTCCAGTGGTTCGTCGCAGAACAGGTCGAAGAAGAGGCGACTGCACAGGCCATTATCGACAAGCTCAGGCACGTCGGCGATGACGGCCCTGGGCTCCTTATGATCGACCAAGAACTCGGTGACCGTGGCGAGGTAACCGGGAGCGAGGAAAACGAAGCGGCGAAGCACCCAGAGTAA
- a CDS encoding nucleotide pyrophosphohydrolase, giving the protein MRLDKLNADVREFCERRDWGQYHTPKDLAIGLTTESSELLELFRFQDTDDQSDLLGDAESREDIEDELADILFFLLRFADLYDISLEAALERKLEKNSDRYPAKEYKGSNRKADN; this is encoded by the coding sequence ATGCGGCTTGATAAGTTGAATGCAGATGTGCGAGAGTTCTGCGAACGTCGAGATTGGGGGCAGTATCATACGCCAAAAGACCTTGCGATCGGTTTGACAACGGAATCAAGCGAGCTGTTGGAACTATTCCGATTCCAAGATACTGATGACCAATCAGACCTCCTCGGTGACGCCGAATCCCGCGAGGACATCGAGGATGAACTGGCCGACATTCTGTTCTTTTTGCTTCGATTTGCAGACCTCTATGACATCTCCCTCGAAGCAGCCCTGGAACGAAAACTCGAGAAGAACAGCGACAGGTATCCAGCGAAGGAATATAAGGGAAGCAACCGAAAGGCGGACAATTAG
- a CDS encoding DNA/RNA helicase domain-containing protein: MLVYENTKSGFLEDSLTDQLVPEIKRGYESKGLGMGSESEVRSWENSFQYMHKVLSGSSLPDDAGVAIEFKIPLTSRRIDFLISGYDAAENANVAIVELKQWDGPSTEAVEDKDGIVRTLLGGGIRETTHPSYQASSYAQLLKDFNTRIQDKPIHLYPAAYLHNFEPAHRETLERDVYRRYTDEAPLFVRGDAKKLRSFLESQIEVGDNLETLYELNDGKLRPAKSLQDSLLAMLEDRDEFTLIDSQKVVFEKAVELAKRSARDGQKRVLIVDGGPGTGKTVVAINILSELIQQDLVAQYVSKNRAPREVYKQKLRGDKLVKEIDHLFTGAGSFVETASNALPALIADEAHRLNAESTFFGRGENQIMEIINAAKFSVFFIDESQRIHIDDIGSKAEIRRHARDLGAEIEEVELDSQFRCNGSEGYIAWLNDVLEIRATANADGFDLDYDLQVFDTPQALHDAIARKNEHTRLSRVVAGYCWEWDKEGRSDPDAYDIKIGEYERSWNLDTSEPWAIAEGSIDEVGCIHTCQGLEFDYVGVIIGADLKYREGEIVVDHEARANTDRSLFGIKKMFREEPEKAAARAEELIKNTYRTLMSRGMKGCYIYCCDEQLQEYLKTRLATGSAEPR, from the coding sequence ATGCTCGTCTACGAAAACACCAAATCCGGCTTCTTAGAAGATAGCCTGACGGATCAGTTGGTCCCGGAGATCAAACGGGGGTACGAATCTAAGGGGCTTGGAATGGGGAGTGAGAGCGAAGTCCGGTCCTGGGAGAACTCCTTTCAGTACATGCACAAGGTGTTGAGTGGGAGTTCGCTGCCCGACGACGCAGGCGTCGCAATCGAGTTCAAGATCCCGCTCACATCTCGGCGAATCGATTTTCTGATCTCCGGGTACGATGCAGCCGAGAATGCGAACGTGGCGATCGTCGAGTTAAAGCAGTGGGATGGACCCAGCACAGAGGCCGTTGAGGACAAGGACGGAATCGTCAGGACATTGCTCGGGGGTGGTATTCGGGAAACGACGCACCCAAGCTACCAGGCGTCGTCGTATGCACAACTCCTGAAAGACTTCAACACACGCATTCAGGACAAGCCGATTCACCTCTATCCTGCAGCCTATCTTCACAATTTCGAACCAGCCCATCGAGAAACGCTAGAGCGCGACGTCTATCGGCGGTATACTGATGAAGCTCCACTGTTTGTTCGCGGCGATGCAAAGAAACTGCGGTCGTTCTTAGAGTCACAAATCGAAGTTGGAGACAACCTGGAGACGCTCTACGAATTGAACGATGGGAAGCTCCGCCCAGCAAAGTCGCTGCAGGATTCGCTCCTGGCGATGCTCGAAGACCGCGACGAGTTCACCCTGATCGACTCACAGAAAGTCGTCTTCGAGAAGGCCGTCGAGTTAGCCAAACGCTCCGCTCGTGACGGGCAAAAACGCGTGTTAATCGTCGATGGCGGACCTGGAACTGGCAAGACAGTCGTCGCGATCAACATTCTGTCCGAATTGATTCAACAGGATCTGGTCGCCCAGTACGTGTCGAAGAACCGTGCGCCCAGAGAGGTGTACAAGCAGAAGCTACGGGGCGATAAGCTGGTCAAGGAGATCGACCATCTGTTCACGGGCGCGGGAAGTTTCGTGGAGACGGCGTCGAACGCACTTCCTGCCTTGATCGCTGACGAAGCTCATCGCTTGAACGCAGAGTCCACGTTCTTCGGTCGGGGTGAGAATCAAATCATGGAGATCATCAACGCCGCGAAGTTCAGCGTGTTCTTCATCGACGAAAGTCAGCGCATTCATATCGACGATATCGGCTCGAAAGCCGAGATTCGAAGGCATGCCCGTGACCTGGGTGCCGAGATTGAGGAGGTCGAGTTGGATTCACAGTTTCGATGTAACGGCTCGGAAGGCTACATCGCGTGGCTCAATGATGTTCTGGAGATCAGGGCCACGGCGAACGCAGACGGGTTCGATCTCGACTACGACCTACAGGTGTTCGATACGCCGCAGGCGCTTCACGACGCAATCGCACGCAAAAACGAGCACACCCGATTATCGCGAGTCGTCGCTGGGTATTGCTGGGAGTGGGACAAGGAGGGCCGGTCTGACCCCGACGCCTACGATATCAAGATTGGCGAGTACGAACGAAGCTGGAATCTCGATACGAGTGAACCATGGGCCATTGCAGAAGGCTCGATCGACGAGGTCGGGTGTATCCACACCTGCCAGGGCCTCGAATTCGATTACGTCGGCGTAATCATCGGAGCGGATTTGAAGTATCGTGAAGGTGAGATCGTCGTCGATCACGAAGCCCGCGCGAACACGGACCGTTCACTCTTCGGTATCAAGAAGATGTTTCGTGAGGAGCCGGAGAAGGCGGCAGCAAGAGCCGAAGAACTGATTAAGAACACGTATCGAACGCTGATGAGTCGTGGAATGAAGGGCTGTTACATCTATTGCTGCGACGAACAGCTGCAGGAGTACCTCAAAACCCGTTTGGCGACTGGCAGTGCGGAACCGCGATAA